The following nucleotide sequence is from Bos indicus x Bos taurus breed Angus x Brahman F1 hybrid chromosome 26, Bos_hybrid_MaternalHap_v2.0, whole genome shotgun sequence.
TGGAATTTCCCGGCTATAATTTTCTGTTCCTTCGCTCCTGTTTGAAACTTATACATTGTATTTCTACTCATTCAATGACgtcccttaattttaaaaattatgctacTAAAATTCTTTTCTATAATAAAGAACAGTcatgtttctagttttttaatcATGCCTAAAGAATTATGTTGTTTTATACAATGAAGTCCAAAGATAGTAATGTTTCCTTCCTGTGCCTCAGCTTTCTTGGAAATGGGATCAACATCTCTGGGACTGAATTTGAGGACAGAGAATGTGGCTTTTCTCTGCCGCTCCCTTCCCTGCTCTTTGTTACAAGAAAGGCAGTGTGGATGGTGGGAAAACCAGTGAGTTTTGGAGTCCGGGTAGTTAAGCTTTAAACCTCGGTCTCCAGCACTCTGCCTCCCTCGGGTgagtcacttgacctctctaaGCCTAACTTTTGCATTTGTAAAGCTGAGTTAATACCACCCTCCTTGTTTATCGGCGTTCAGTAGAAGCCATGTCTTTAAGGCCCTTGCTGGCAGTGGGCACTCAGTACCAGGGCACCATCCCTCATGACCCAGGCCTGCCCAGTGCATCTTATAGGATTTCATTTCCACAGCAGGGGTCTGTGTTCCTACATTCAAAACCCCAGCTCTGCAGCTTTGCTCTCTCTTGAAGCTGGCACCTATTTTGGAAGTATGAATGAAGCCTCTAAACTGAACATCTTGACTTCACAACGTCCACAGCACCCTGTCTGGATTTATCAaagccttctccagtggacgGTGCACAGGGCAGGCTTCTCAGCACCAGCTCTTGTCATTCTACACCCAGTTATgctgaaagtctttttttttttttttaaagtgtagatGCCCCAAAGGGAGCCATGGGTTTGCTGTATGAAAGAGCCCAGGTGAAATCTGAGCCAGAGTAGGGTCCCTCCTGAGATGTCAGAAGAATTCAAAAACATCCATCTTACTAGATACTGGAAAATGTGTGACTTTTTCCTGTTATAAATCTCACTTTAATTTTGTGCCTGCAATGCATGCATAAATATGATATGTGTACTAACAGACTGACACATTCAAGCcctgaaaatgaagaaacattcCTGTCAGGAATGAAAAAAATTCTTGCTAATTAAGAAATATTATTACTGTAGATTCTTACATGTCTTACATTTCTTTACACATCGTTCACGTATTATATATCCTAGCCAGGACATTGTAGAAAAACTTAAAGcaattgaatgaaaaaaaaaaaaaggttaaggatagtgtatttcttaaaatttgcattacaaatgattctttaaaagttttcttctttccttcccttataATTCCTTTCTTACATTGTATTGTTTAACATaccaaattgtttttaatttcactcaaTTAAATGCATGATGAAAAATGTACAATGTGATTTATTCTTcttgacaaaaattttaaaacagtaagtCAAACAAACCAAAGTAAGTAAAACAGCAAGGCCATTCTGTTGCACTCAGAATTCCAAAAAGAGCAGAAAGAATTAAGCTCCAGCTTTTCAAGAATCCTGAAACAGAAACCGTTCATTAAAGTATTAATTCTGTTGCCTTGAGAAGTCTAGCTTCCCCTAAACCGACCTGCCCTTAGGCTGCAAGGACTGAAGTGTTCCCAGCCCAGCAGAGCGAGGTCCAGTCAAAGGGCATCCTTTGGTTCAGGTGGAGAAGTTAATGTTCGCCTTAGGCAGAGGCAAACCACCCGTGCGTGCAGAGGTGAGGGCTGGCTGCAGCTGATGAAGTGCTGGGACAGATCGGGGCCCTGGGAGCCAGGCAGACACCTGACTAGAAGATGTCTAGACACCTTCTAGAAGATGCAGTCGAAATTATGAGTCATACACAAactcagaaatggtatggacctaacagaagcagaagatattaaaaagagatggcaagaatacacagaacagaaaaaatcttcaagatccagataatcacaatggtgtgatcactcacctagagccagacatcctggaatgtgaagtcaagtaggccttaggaagcatcactacgaacaaagctagtggaggtgatggaattccagttgagctatttcaaattctgaaagatgatgctgtgaaagtgctgcactcaatatgccagcaaatttgaaaaattcaccattggccacaggactggaaagggtcagttttcattccaatcccaaagaaaggcaatgccaaagaatgctcaaactactgcacgattgcactcatctcacatgctagtaaagtaatgctcaaaattctccaagccaggcttcaacagtacctgaaccgtgaactttcagatactcaagctggatttagaaaaggcagaggaaccagagatcaaattgccaacatctgttggatcatctaaacagcaagagagttccagaaaaacatttacttctgctttattgactatgccaaagcctttgaccatgtggatcacaacaaactgtggaaaatcccaaaagagatgggaataccagaccacctgacctgcctcttgagaaacctgtatgcaggtcaagaagcaacagttagaactggacacggaacaacagactggttccaaatagggaaaagagtacatcaaggctgtatattgtcaccctgcttatttaacttatatgcaaagtacataataagaaacactggactggatgaagcacaagctggaatcaagattgctgggagaaatatcaataacctcagatatgcagatgacaccaccctcatggcagaaagtgaagaagaactaaagagcttcttgatgaaagtgaaagaggagagcgaaaaaagttggcttaaaactcaacattcagaaaactaagtataGTTTTCTGAAACTATACTTAGTATAAAcatagtatctggtcccatgacttcatggcaaatagatggggaaacaagggaaacagcaaccgacttcattttggggggctccaaaatcactgcagatggtgtctgcagccatgaaattaaaagacgcttgctccttggaagaagagtgatggccaacctagacagcatattaaaaaacagaaacattactttgccaacaaaggtccatctggtaaaagctatggtttgtccagtagtcatgtatggatgtgagagttggactataaagaaagctgagcactgaagaattgatgcttttgaactgtggtgttggagaagactcttgagagtcccttcaactgcaaggagatccaaccagtccatcctaaaggaaatcagtcctgaatattcattgaagggactgatgttgaagctgaaattctaatactttggatacctgatgcgaagaactgactcatcggaaaagaccctgatgctgggaaagattgaaggtgggagaagggaattacagaggatgagatggttggatggcatcaccaactcgatgaacatgagtttgagtagcctctgggagttggtgatggacagggaggcctgctgtacTACAtcccatggcgtcacaaagagtaggacacgacagagtgactgaactgaactgatcacacaCTCTTTGCCTCTCTCCATCTTTAAGTTGCATTAAGCCCAGGCCCTGTGTGAGGAACACAGAGCATGAACCCATTTGTGTCTTTAAATTCTTCCTGCCTTCTTGGAATCTCAGCCTCGTTCTAATAATGGGATTAAAGTCTGGGAAGAGCAGAGGTGGTAGGAAAAGGCCCAGGCATCTTTGGCAAATAAGAACTTGTGTGGCCTTGGAGGTGTCAGCCTGGATTCTCTAGGACATTGTATTATTACAATTGCTCTCATGTTCAAAGGGAGAGATTAATCAGCCATTCTTGGCCTCAGCATCTCCCATCACATCGCTGGCTTTTCCTACCTGCAGCTCCACACTCCTTGGTGCGCAGCCTGTCCGCACAGGGCACTCTGCACAACAGTGGTCTCCAGGGCTGTGTCTGCTCCTGTTTTGTATCTGCAGGGTCCAGCTGAAGGTCTGGCTCTACGTAAGGAGGAATCAGGCCTGTTACAGGAGACTAGAGGACCCACGAAGGGAGGGAGAGTGTGCGGAAAGCTTAGGGTACAACTGCCAGCTCAcgtacttattcattcattcaactgctACCCCAGGTGTTTGATTAAATAGAGCATGTGACTCCTGCCCACATAGACCCAAGAGGACCTAGGCAAGACCAGGGCCTTCTGGAGGTATGATACAGTCCATCCAAGGGCCACAGGTACAGAGCAGAGAGACACTTAACTTCGATGCCAGGGAAGGATCATTGAAAAGTGAGATATCTCTCAGACCTGAAGGACAGAGTTGGAGGGGAGAGAGTGAGGGCAAGTGGTAGGCATGTTCTTGCTGCCACAACTCTATGTAGCTGTGGCCTCTGGGAAGCAACCACTTAatcttcctgagcctcagtttctgcatcagtgaaatgaggataataatacttGCCTCCTTGGGAAGTCGTGAGGGCTTAATGAGATGATGTCCAATAAGCAGGTAACAGAGTCCTTGTCACCTTGATATTTAGCATTGGATGGATGCACGGGTGATTCTTGGGAGAAGAGAAAGCCTCCAAGACTCATCAATTCAATTAGCTCCATATTAAAGAACAGATATAACTCTGATTTTTGTAATGAAAATCTAATTTAATATTCTATTCATTTACCCTCCGCAAACTGAATGAGATCATTTCACATTCTTTGTGTTCAGTCCCTGATGAGCTTACCAGAGAGAGCAGTCAGCTTACGGCAGGTGCCAGGAAATTAGCCTTGAGGAACGTTCTTTAGCAAATTTTACATTAGATTAAAAGAGAGAGTTCTTCAAGCTTCAATGAATGGATGTAGAGATGCACCAGAAGAATCCATACCCAAGGGCCTTGGGGAAAAACCAGCTCGGGTCACATGAGTGGCTGTCTCCTGTGATGCTCAGTTGATAGATCTTCTTCTAAGAGCACAGGAGTTATGTTAAAGTTTTTGAATAAACCTATGGAGAAGGGAGCAGGCCACACTGGCTCCAGCCCAGGGCAGTACTCAACTCCTAGCCTAAGTCACAAGTAAGTTAAGAACCCTAGAAGGCAAACCAACACTTCCAAGCTTTCAGGGTATAGGAAACACAGCATTGCGGTGATTTGGTATTTACAAGTGAGATGGCTTATGGACTTGATCATAAAGCCGTTGTTTTGGAGCCGAATAGCTGCCGTCCAGCCtgtaactacccactccagtattcttgcctggagaatcccagggacagaggagcctagtgggctgctgtctatggggtcgcacagagtcagacacgactgaagtgacttagcagcagcagcctgtaaCTGCGCCCTGATCTCTGCCTCTCCAACTGGGAGGAGGCCTTGGGAAGGGTGTTCACTGCAGGGCTGAATGCAAAGCCAGACACATAGCTGACACTCAGAAGATTTACTGAACACATCGATTTTCCTAGGATGTGTGGCCAGGCCCCTACTGCATTCTGTGATCGTTGCACATGCTCCTCTCCACCTAAAACCAAACCCAAGTGCAAATGAGATATTCACACAGTATAtctcagaaaatacagaaaacactgTGCCTCTGAGTATCGTGGGTTGGTGCTGTCAAGGCTTTCCCCTTGAGGATCCTGGCCAAGGCCTGGCTCTATGATTtgcatcgtgtgtgtgtgtgtgtgtgtgtgtgtgtgtgcacgcgcgcgcacGTGGGCACGCTCAGCTATGTACATATGAAGGTGCATTTCTGAGTATGGACCATAAAAAGGTTGCGTGTCTATCAAGAGTCCTTTTTAGTTCTCATTAGATGAGTTTCTGAAGATCATCTAAccctttcccccccttttttgttttttaatttgtacaatattgtgttggtttctgccatacagcaacacgAATCATATACCCTctgtcttgagcctccctcccttccccacatcTCACACCTCCACATCATCtcagagcaccagactgggctccctgtgttacatagaAACTTCTCACCAGCTACCCACCCTACACACGATAGTGTACCTGTGTTGATGCTACTCTCCCCATTcgtctcatcctctcctgcccccacGGTGCCCACAAGTCCATCCTCTACATCTGCCTCTCTGATCCCTTCCTGCAAACAGGcgcatcagtaccatttttcttgattccatatatatgcattaacacactgtatgtgtttttctctttctgacttcactctgtatagggCTCTCTGGATAgcttaagtggtaaagaatctgcctgcaatgtgggaaacctgggttcaatccctgggtcaggacgatccccagCAGAAggcaggaatggcaacccactccagtattcttgcctggagaatcccatggacagaggagcctggcgggctatagtccatgaagttgcaaagagtcggacatgactaaatgaataatactttaacttttctttcactctgtataacaggctctgggttcatccacctccctAGAACCGACTCAAAttaattctttttgtggctgagtaatattccattgcatatatgtactgtatcttctttatccattcatctgtctgtggacatctaggttgcctccatattCTGGCtgttgtaaagagtgctgcaatgaacattggggggtacacgtgtctttttcaattatggttctCTCAGGGTATAAacccagtagtggggttgctgggtcatatggtagatttattcctagttttttaaaggaatctccatgttgttctccataatggctgtataaGTTCACattctcacaccagtcagaatggccgtcatcaaaaaatCTTCACTTAATCCTTTGACTCAGCTTTTCTATTGACAGAATCACAATGAACTTCAGACTCTTGTTTCAGTGAAGAGTTACAATAATTACTATAAGGTTATTTCATTGAATAAAACAAAGTCACTTGATACCACTGGAGGTACTTAGGAAATTAAAGATTGGAAGTTGAAGATGAATATGCCAAGGCAGCATCACCAAAGTGCAAAATTGTATTCATCATAGATGGACACCTTCAATGTTTAATCCATATGGGAATTCCTATCTTGAAATCCAGTGCCCACTTCTTAAATTTTAGTTACtacatttaaagaaatacttttaacaaatatttgagtcTTCATCACAAATGGTTCTTTTCTGCCTGAGGACTTCTTGCCACCCCACTGACAATTTCCATAGGAGGTAATACCAcaatttacattattattatgtGCTTTGGTTTTCAACCACCTGTAGATTTCCACTACTGTTTGGCAAAACGAAAAGAATTCCTAAGAACCCATAGTAGTTTGGGTTCTTAGGAATAgtttcaaataaagaaacatgCCATTCCTTTATTTGAAACTGTTCAATGCCACCGAAATGCTGATTCAGATGAAGAACTGAGTGTTTCAATGACACTTGTTGTGTGCCTAGAGCATCATACCAAGGCACTCTTTTTAGAAAGGTTTGCACTTAGTTTTAAAACAACTTGAAATTTCCTCAAGAGAAAAGCCATAGCTTACAGCACCTACCCTCGATATGCAAAAGCACAGTATTTTACTACTTCAAAGACCCAAGAGACAAACATGTGTAGATGGGGTCTGGGTACCAACACGGGGCTCCAAGGCCCGGGGAGAGGATTCTCCTGGCACAGTCCCTCCATCTATCTGCCCAACAGCAGCTGGTCCTTCGGCTGCCCACATGCAGCTTGCTTGGGAACTAAGGTCAAATTCACGAGACCTGGCCCAAAGAAGATATTTAGTTATAAACCGATGACAAGCTGCTTTGCTTTTCTTACTTATTTTGATTTCAGCAGTTTCTTTCCTCTGAGAAAATCTATCTTTGGGATCATGTGAAGTGGGATCATTTGGGATCATTCCAAAGTTGACTGCCCCAGGGCCCAGGAAATGCATTTTggctgcccctcacccccacgCAGACCCCCTTCATTGTGAAAATACTTCGAGACAAATAAACTGTCATGGAAATGAGACGGTTTCTGATCCCCAAATACCTTGCATTGTTAGAAGTAAACTATGCATTTCTCAGAAGACTCATCTCTTTGGTTATACCATTACCAATTAATGGTGTAAAGCAGGAATGGAAGCACCATTTTTCAACATCAAAAATTGATTTTTAGTCAAACAAACTAAAAGTGGAAAGATCTTTGTGAAGCCCTTTTCAGAAAAATCACTGTTGGAAGAATAAAAATGGCAGCTTCATACCAGTTTCGAACAGCCATGCAGCTTTGATGTgtgatgtttatatatatttatcagcCAATTTTCTGAAAGCTCCATTAATTGTAAAAGTGTGCATTGTACTTTCTCAGTGTTGtcaagcttctttttaaaaattcctttactCCAAGTTTCCTGCAAATGCAGAATCTAGACTGAAAACGCTGAAAACAGTGGAGAATCCCTCAAATGTACAGAACAGCAGGTACATTCAAGTTACAGTCTGTTGGtgtttatttttagcatttttgttaattaaataGGCCTGAGAGAAGAAAATTCTTTCCTTTTGTAATGCGaggattttccttttccttgctgGTTTTCTTAAACTGTATTACCTTTGGGGGAGCACTTAGGGTTGACTGTCAGTTTGGTAACAAAGTATCAGGCAACAGAGCTCCGCAGCAGCTCTCCTTCCCGAGCCCGGAGGCAGAGATGAGATGAGAAGCAGCCACTCTATGCTTCCAGAGAGGCTCGAAGGAACACCAccgggggctccaaactcactccAACACTTGGCTAGTTCTATTCACACCCaagctccttcccttcctctctctttctcccctccaTCCCGCCGCCTCCCTTACACACACGCATCAGGATCACAACTGGCTCAGCCTTAAGAAACCGACAACCCTTTGGCATCCTTTCCAGCGGCAGCGGCTGCGCTGGGCCCCGAGGTCAGTCTTTGGAAAACTGCTGCAGCTCCCTGGAGGCAGCGGCGCTGCTCGGCTCGCCaaatcctctgccctcccccaagTTCATGGGGTCCTCTCCCCGCTCGGCCTCCCGGGGAAGACACCTCTCCTGCCCAGCGCACAGAGGGTGGGTGTGCCCTGCCAAGAGCCCTCTGCTCCAGGATAAACCAAATGACCCCGGGGCCCGGGCGACAGAAACTCAGGGAGCTACCGAGGCAAACATGTCTCTTCCCAAGGCTGCTGGCTCCAGAGATGACCTTCTGAGCAAATACAAATGAGGGGAGAGGCTTACTTTTGCACCGAAGGCTCAGGGGTGGGAGAGCTGAGGCCCAAactggggggtgaggggtgggcgCAGAGAGGAAAACAGGAGTGGTTTCCCCCGGTGTGAGCTTGGctggggaggcgggagggaggcgggaggcaggcggggaggtgggagggagcaaATCCAAACCCAGCCTGCCACTCCAGGGCGCTAGGCACTGCTCTAGGCTGCCCCCGAGGTGATGACCTGGCCCTAGGACccggtgagggaggtgggagctgaGTGGCAGGGAAGGAGCTGGGGTTCGCAGGACCAATGCAGCGTCAGCCATCAGGAAGTCCCTCTTACTAGacttcagttccagaccaccctCGATGGCTGACCGACCGCACACGCCGCTGAGGGTGAGGGGACCCACTCGGCCTCCCGGGGGTGCTCCTGAACCCCGCGGGCTTCCCTGGAGCACCAAGGAAAGGGCCTGTGCGCCGGGTGGGCCAGGCTGGAAAGGTGGGAAAAAATCCCACCCAGACGGGCCCGGGGGGTCCCCAGTAGCACCTGTCTAAGACACCAAAGTATCTTTGGGGGTGGGTCAGGCTCCCCTCGGAAAATCTGGGGTGAGCGCCAGCCTGTCGCCCCTTTCAGATGGAACCCTCTGGGAGCATGGGTTCCAGGGACAGGCCAAACTGGAAGGACAGGGGGAGCGCCCACTCGCCCCACCTGGATGGTCGCTGGGTGAGGGGTGCACGGCAGCGGGGACCCTGGGCCctgcaccccagccctgccctgaccCCTGCCGGGGCGCTCGTGGGGCCTTGAGCTCAGCGCCTGTGGACCCCGCACTCGGGAACACTCCCCGGCCTTCCATCAAACTTCGGTCCCTTCCCGGGTGTAGACGAAGTGACTGACGCGGAAGCCGGTGGCCGCCGTCTGCTGGCCAGCGGCGAAgccgggcgcggggcgggggaCCTGGGGGCTGTGAGTGGCGATCGTCGCGGGTCTCCCGAAGGAAAAGTCTCCCGCCAGGCCCCCGGGTAAGGGGTTGAAGCCGCCAGCTAGGGCGCCCACGGCCGAGGCCAAACTGGAGAAGCAGGCTGCGGCCTCGGGCGCGGGCGGGGACGCCGAGGCCCGCAGGTCCGGGGAGGCGGCGCCCAGGGGCTCCAGCTCTGGCGCCCGGGCTCCGGCCTGGCTCCGGGGACCCGAGGGTGCGACTGCGCCCGCCTCCCCCCTCCGCTTCCTCTTCCTTCGGAAGTTCCCGTTGTCAAACATCTTCTCGCAGTTTGGATCCAGGGTCCAGTAATTGCCTTTACCTGCGGAAGAAGAAAGGGACCGGCTCAGAAAAATCGGGGTCTGGCCGAGGTGATGGGTGAGAAGGTGAGAAATGGAGGTCAGCTCCAGAAGGATTCCCACCGGCCCCTCCATGAACCCTTACCCCCACCCCAAACCTTGAGGGGACGCTGTGTACCGGATCGGGCGTCCACAGCGAAGGACGATGCCCGGGAAATACAGAGCCTCGCAGAGAGCAAGGCCAGAGAGAAGGCCTATGAAATGAAGAAAGGAACCTGCTCTCCTCGGGCCACCGCTTCGCCCGTGGGGCGGAGCACACCTCGCCAGGCCTCTCTGCAGCCTCCCAAAGCGGCATCGCCTTTGTCTTAACCTTCGTGGGGAGAGCCGCCGTCTTCCCCACCTTAAGCAGAGGACATGCGCCCCCGAGAGAGGCAATTCCTAAGGTCGCCCCGGCAGGCTAGCTCTCCCGGGCTTCTTCATTCTGGAGAGCGCGCCGAGAATTAGAGACTCAGTTGCCCTGGATGTGAAGTCAGGGCTGCGGGGGTCTGCCGGCTTCCTGGAGCCCGTGCGCggctccccaccctcctcccgcCTCGGCTCCCCTAGCTGGAAAGTCTGGACGGTCCAGGACCGCCGGGTCCCTCGAGTGCCCGCAGCCCGGAGTCCTGGACTCGCAAGGGGGCGCGCCTCTGTTACCTGGGTCGTCCTCGTCGCGGGGCACCTTCTTGAAGCAGTCGTTGAGGGACAGGTTGTGGCGGATGGAGTTCTGCCAGCCCGCCTTGCTGCGCTTGTAGAAGGGGAAGTTGCCGGCCACGTACTGGTAGATCTGGCTGAGCGTCAGCTTGCGCCGCGGCGCGCTCTGGATGGCCATGGCGATGAGCGCCGAGTACGAGTAGGGCGGCCGCACCAGCCTCAGCAGCTCCTGTTGGCCGGGCAGGCTCAGCCACGCCAGGTCGGCGCCTGCCAGGCCGCCGGGGGCCGCGAGGAGCGGGCCGGGGGCTCCGAAGGGGGCCGCGGGCACTGGGCCCGGCGCGTAGGGCGCGGAGCTGAGAGCGGGCGCGTTCAGCCACA
It contains:
- the FOXI2 gene encoding forkhead box protein I2, with the protein product MAEYGDGSGPSAAPQSQARAAARPSGYARGDLGAAGAGPRLWLNAPALSSAPYAPGPVPAAPFGAPGPLLAAPGGLAGADLAWLSLPGQQELLRLVRPPYSYSALIAMAIQSAPRRKLTLSQIYQYVAGNFPFYKRSKAGWQNSIRHNLSLNDCFKKVPRDEDDPGKGNYWTLDPNCEKMFDNGNFRRKRKRRGEAGAVAPSGPRSQAGARAPELEPLGAASPDLRASASPPAPEAAACFSSLASAVGALAGGFNPLPGGLAGDFSFGRPATIATHSPQVPRPAPGFAAGQQTAATGFRVSHFVYTREGTEV